Proteins encoded in a region of the Rhizobium sp. CC-YZS058 genome:
- a CDS encoding alanyl-tRNA editing protein, whose protein sequence is MTATDALFRDDFYLSTAEARVVAVLEDGGIVLDRTCFYATSGGQPGDSGTLERADGSMIGIVTTRTGETKNDIVHMPAEGAARPEVGEALTLHIDWPRRYRLMRMHTACHLLSVVLPYPITGAAVGEEESRVDFDLSDLVDKDEITQRLMQLVRENHPVFLKWITDGELAANPGIVRSKNVRPPMGLGRISLVCIGEDSAIDSQPCGGTHVSETQEVGEIYISKIEKKGKESRRLRIRFGTPAA, encoded by the coding sequence GATGCCCTTTTCCGCGACGATTTCTATCTTTCGACCGCGGAGGCGCGGGTGGTGGCGGTGCTGGAGGATGGCGGCATCGTGCTGGACCGCACCTGCTTCTACGCCACCTCCGGCGGCCAACCCGGTGACAGCGGCACGCTGGAGCGCGCGGACGGGTCGATGATCGGAATCGTCACAACGCGCACCGGCGAGACCAAGAACGACATCGTGCATATGCCGGCCGAGGGGGCAGCGCGGCCGGAAGTCGGCGAGGCGCTGACGCTGCATATCGACTGGCCCCGCCGCTACAGGCTGATGCGCATGCACACCGCCTGCCACCTGCTCTCCGTCGTGCTCCCCTACCCCATTACCGGCGCGGCTGTCGGCGAGGAGGAGAGCCGGGTCGATTTCGACCTCAGCGATCTCGTCGACAAGGATGAGATCACCCAACGGCTGATGCAGCTGGTGCGCGAGAATCATCCGGTCTTTCTCAAGTGGATCACCGATGGGGAGCTGGCCGCCAATCCCGGCATCGTCCGCTCCAAGAACGTCCGCCCGCCGATGGGCCTCGGCCGGATCAGCCTCGTGTGCATCGGCGAGGACTCCGCGATCGACAGCCAGCCCTGCGGCGGCACCCATGTGTCGGAGACGCAGGAAGTGGGCGAGATCTACATTTCCAAGATCGAGAAAAAGGGCAAGGAAAGCCGGCGGCTGCGCATCCGCTTCGGCACCCCCGCCGCCTGA
- the sseA gene encoding 3-mercaptopyruvate sulfurtransferase: MTAEKSPFVVSADWLQQRLGAPNLRIVDASWYLPAQKRDAKAEYDAGHIPGAVFFDHEGLSDPTSGLPHTLLSPVGFAGGVGALGLSETDTIVVYDGPGLFSAPRVWWMLRTMGAETVYLLDGGFDAWKAEGRPVTAERTVIDIATFTPRFDETAVTSFEEMTRIVDDQSRQIADARSAGRFTGEEPEPRAGMRSGHMPGARSLPATAFADQGRLKPLPALKAMIEEAGIDLTKPVVTSCGSGITAAVLSLALQSIGHKNNSLYDGSWSEWGSRPETKVVTGKA; the protein is encoded by the coding sequence ATGACTGCCGAGAAAAGCCCCTTCGTCGTGTCTGCCGATTGGCTCCAGCAGAGGCTGGGCGCTCCGAACCTTCGGATCGTCGATGCGTCCTGGTACCTCCCGGCCCAGAAGCGCGACGCCAAGGCGGAGTATGATGCCGGCCACATTCCGGGCGCCGTGTTCTTCGACCACGAGGGCTTGTCGGACCCCACCAGCGGCCTGCCGCATACGTTGCTCTCGCCCGTCGGATTTGCCGGCGGCGTCGGCGCGCTCGGCCTGTCGGAGACGGATACGATCGTCGTCTATGATGGACCGGGCCTGTTCTCCGCGCCGCGCGTCTGGTGGATGCTGCGCACCATGGGGGCAGAGACGGTCTATCTTCTCGATGGGGGTTTCGATGCCTGGAAGGCGGAAGGGCGGCCGGTGACGGCGGAGCGCACCGTCATCGACATCGCGACCTTCACGCCCCGCTTCGACGAAACGGCTGTCACCTCCTTCGAGGAGATGACCCGGATCGTCGACGACCAGAGCCGGCAGATCGCCGATGCGCGCAGCGCCGGCCGCTTCACCGGCGAGGAGCCCGAGCCCCGCGCCGGCATGCGGTCCGGCCATATGCCGGGCGCACGCAGCCTGCCGGCCACCGCCTTTGCCGACCAGGGGCGGCTGAAGCCTCTGCCCGCGCTGAAGGCCATGATCGAAGAGGCGGGGATAGACCTGACGAAGCCGGTGGTGACAAGCTGCGGCTCCGGCATCACCGCCGCGGTGCTTTCGCTGGCGCTGCAATCGATTGGACACAAGAACAATTCCCTTTACGATGGCTCCTGGTCGGAATGGGGCAGCCGGCCGGAGACCAAGGTCGTCACAGGCAAGGCCTGA